A window of Fragaria vesca subsp. vesca linkage group LG7, FraVesHawaii_1.0, whole genome shotgun sequence contains these coding sequences:
- the LOC101294693 gene encoding bifunctional purine biosynthesis protein PurH-like, with protein MLLRLSATPPATTTPNTSLFLLFSTNLPITHSSSSSFSPCSLRNSSGLHTSCRPLKAMAAQEAQSSASASGDRQALISLSNKNNLAFLGNGLQSLGYKIVSTGGTASALESAGVSVTKVEELTCFPEMLDGRVKTLHPNIHGGILARRDQKHHMEALSNHGIGIFDVVVVNLYPFYDKVTSTGGIEFEDGIENIDIGGPAMIRAAAKNHKDVLVVVDSEDYPTLLEYLKADKFDQQFRRKLAWKAFQHVASYDSAVSEWLWRQTSEDKFPPSITVPLSLKSPLRYGENPHQKAAFYVDKSLSEVNAGGIATAIQHHGKEMSYNNYLDADAAWNCVSEFRGPTCVVVKHTNPCGVASRDDILEAYRLAVKADPVSAFGGIVAFNIEVDEALAKEIREFRSPTDGETRMFYEIVVAPKYSKKGLEILRGKSKTLRILEASKNEKGKLSLRQVGGGWLAQDSDDLTPQDIQFTVVSKKSPQESELSDAEFAWLCVKHVKSNAIVLAKNNCMLGMGSGQPNRLESLRIALKKAGEEVKGAALASDAFFPFAWKDAVEEACESGVGVIAEPGGSIRDGDAIDCCNKYGVSLVFTNVRHFRH; from the exons ATGCTGCTTCGTTTGTCTGCTACCCCTCCTGCCACTACAACACCCAACACCAGTCTTTTCCTGCTCTTCTCCACCAATCTTCCGATTACTCATTCTTCTTCTTCTTCTTTCTCG CCTTGTTCACTCAGGAACTCCTCTGGGCTGCACACCAGTTGTAGACCACTTAAGGCCATGGCTGCCCAAGAGGCTCAATCCTCAGCCTCAGCCTCAG GTGATAGGCAGGCTCTGATATCCTTGTCAAACAAAAACAATCTTGCCTTCTTAGGGAATGGGCTTCAGAGCTTGGG ATATAAAATTGTTTCCACTGGAGGAACTGCATCTGCTTTGGAAAGTGCCGGGGTGTCTGTCACTAAAGTTGAAGAACTTACTTGCTTCCCGGAGATG CTCGATGGTCGTGTTAAAACTTTACACCCCAACATTCATGGTGGTATTCTTGCTAGAAGAGACCAAAAGCATCACATGGAAGCTCTTAGTAATCACGGAATTG GTATATTCGATGTGGTTGTGGTGAATCTATATCCCTTTTATGATAAAGTTACTTCAACTGGAGGAATAGAATTTGAGGATGGAATCGAAAATATAGATATTGGTGGTCCTGCCATGATTAGAGCTGCTGCAAAG AATCACAAAGATGTCCTGGTGGTTGTTGATTCAGAAGACTATCCTACACTTTTAGAATATCTTAAAGCGGACAAGTTTGATCAACAATTCCGAAGAAAGCTTGCGTGGAAGGCTTTCCAACATGTTGCTTCTTATGATTCTGCTGTTTCAGAGTGGCTTTGGAGGCAGACTAGCGAAG ATAAATTCCCCCCAAGCATAACAGTTCCTCTTTCGCTCAAAAGTCCCCTTCGCTATGGTGAAAATCCTCATCAAAAGGCTGCATTTTATGTTGACAAGAGTCTTTCTGAGGTTAATGCTGGTGGCATTGCAACTGCTATACAACATCATGGGAAG GAGATGTCATATAATAACTATTTAGATGCTGATGCGGCTTGGAATTGTGTGTCAGAGTTCAGGGGTCCTACCTGTGTTGTTGTAAAGCATACAAATCCTTGCGGTGTAGCATCACGTGATGATATACTTGAAGCATACAGGCTTGCTGTCAAAGCAGATCCAGTGAGTGCATTTGGTGGCATTGTAGCTTTCAACATAGAGGTTGATGAG GCTCTTGCTAAAGAAATCCGAGAGTTTAGAAGCCCAACAGATGGTGAAACCCGGATGTTTTATGAGATTGTGGTTGCACCCAAGTATTCAAAGAAAGGTCTTGAGATACTTCGTGGAAAATCAAAGACTCTGAGGATCCTTGAGGCAAGCAAAAATGAGAAAGGAAAACTTTCGCTGAGACAGGTTGGTGGTGGGTGGTTAGCCCAGGACTCAGACGATTTAACTCCTCAAGATATCCAATTTACTGTTGTGTCTAAGAAGTCTCCACAAGAAAGTGAGCTCAGTGATGCAGAGTTTGCATGGTTGTGTGTTAAACATGTCAAGAGCAATGCAATTGTACTAGCAAAG AATAACTGTATGTTGGGTATGGGAAGTGGACAGCCGAATCGTCTGGAGAGTTTAAGAATAGCATTGAAGAAAGCAGGAGAGGAGGTCAAGGGTGCAGCTTTGGCTAGTGATGCTTTCTTTCCTTTCG CTTGGAAAGATGCCGTGGAAGAAGCATGTGAAAGTGGAGTTGGTGTTATTGCAGAACCTGGTGGCAGTATAAGAGACGGAGACGCTATAGATTGCTGCAACAAGTATGGCGTTTCACTTGTTTTCACTAATGTGAGGCACTTCAGGCATTAA